One window of Manihot esculenta cultivar AM560-2 chromosome 17, M.esculenta_v8, whole genome shotgun sequence genomic DNA carries:
- the LOC110605696 gene encoding uncharacterized protein LOC110605696 isoform X1 yields MVMFYLSGCISQCHPYLGVNRLNDASLCKITLVNSLTKTPVSPSLLHVPCNNVVQSSALSWNGHGLLRTHQVSQRVASNRWLCQSHDSISPDDEYRSSRNIAISLFRRYRNVIDRGGGDNLKEFINAGVNAYALGCTDEGLRKELNAMKESVFEIEGLQNYGGSTSVKSKIFAKEVDECILWLSIIFITILCTPQPTIVRWSSTPPVSDEVLLQWKGFCALIANAYYVKGMAWLPVKTLQLEQMAVVGRAEEPSVVASRMRLVFSTLEVVSPQWPRV; encoded by the exons ATGGTAATGTTCTATCTATCTGGATGTATTAGCCAGTGCCATCCTTATCTGGGCGTTAACAGACTCAATGATGCTTCTCTGTGCAAGATTACCCTCGTCAATTCCTTGACTAAAACCCCAGTCTCTCCTAGCCTTTTACATGTGCCATGTAATAATGTAGTTCAGAGCTCTGCTCTTTCTTGGAATGGACATGGCCTGCTTAGGACTCATCAAGTATCGCAACGAGTGGCTTCAAACAGATGGCTG TGTCAGTCACATGATTCTATTTCACCTGATGATGAGTACCGTTCTTCTCGGAATATAGCAATCAGTTTGTTTAGGCGATACAGGAATGTCATTGACCGTGGAGGAGGTGACAACCTAAAA GAGTTCATCAATGCTGGGGTAAACGCATATGCCCTCGGCTGCACTGATGAAGGATTGCGGAAGGAACTGAATGCTATGAAAGAATCTGTTTTTGAAATTGAAGGACTGCAGAATTATGGAGGAAGCACCAGTGTCAAATCCAAGATTTTTGCAAAGGAG GTTGATGAGTGTATTCTGTGGTTGAGCATTATATTCATCACTATCTTGTGTACTCCACAACCAACCATAGTTAGATGGTCATCTACACCTCCAGTATCAGATGAAGTACTGCTCCAGTGGAAAGGTTTTTGTGCACTAATTGCAAATGCATATTATGTGAAGGGAATGGCGTG GCTTCCTGTGAAGACTCTTCAGCTGGAGCAAATGGCAGTTGTTGGACGGGCTGAGGAGCCATCAGTTGTTGCCAGCCGAATGCGATTAGTGTTTAGCACCCTTGAG GTAGTAAGTCCACAGTGGCCAAGAGTGTAG
- the LOC110605696 gene encoding uncharacterized protein LOC110605696 isoform X2 gives MSQCHPYLGVNRLNDASLCKITLVNSLTKTPVSPSLLHVPCNNVVQSSALSWNGHGLLRTHQVSQRVASNRWLCQSHDSISPDDEYRSSRNIAISLFRRYRNVIDRGGGDNLKEFINAGVNAYALGCTDEGLRKELNAMKESVFEIEGLQNYGGSTSVKSKIFAKEVDECILWLSIIFITILCTPQPTIVRWSSTPPVSDEVLLQWKGFCALIANAYYVKGMAWLPVKTLQLEQMAVVGRAEEPSVVASRMRLVFSTLEVVSPQWPRV, from the exons ATGAG CCAGTGCCATCCTTATCTGGGCGTTAACAGACTCAATGATGCTTCTCTGTGCAAGATTACCCTCGTCAATTCCTTGACTAAAACCCCAGTCTCTCCTAGCCTTTTACATGTGCCATGTAATAATGTAGTTCAGAGCTCTGCTCTTTCTTGGAATGGACATGGCCTGCTTAGGACTCATCAAGTATCGCAACGAGTGGCTTCAAACAGATGGCTG TGTCAGTCACATGATTCTATTTCACCTGATGATGAGTACCGTTCTTCTCGGAATATAGCAATCAGTTTGTTTAGGCGATACAGGAATGTCATTGACCGTGGAGGAGGTGACAACCTAAAA GAGTTCATCAATGCTGGGGTAAACGCATATGCCCTCGGCTGCACTGATGAAGGATTGCGGAAGGAACTGAATGCTATGAAAGAATCTGTTTTTGAAATTGAAGGACTGCAGAATTATGGAGGAAGCACCAGTGTCAAATCCAAGATTTTTGCAAAGGAG GTTGATGAGTGTATTCTGTGGTTGAGCATTATATTCATCACTATCTTGTGTACTCCACAACCAACCATAGTTAGATGGTCATCTACACCTCCAGTATCAGATGAAGTACTGCTCCAGTGGAAAGGTTTTTGTGCACTAATTGCAAATGCATATTATGTGAAGGGAATGGCGTG GCTTCCTGTGAAGACTCTTCAGCTGGAGCAAATGGCAGTTGTTGGACGGGCTGAGGAGCCATCAGTTGTTGCCAGCCGAATGCGATTAGTGTTTAGCACCCTTGAG GTAGTAAGTCCACAGTGGCCAAGAGTGTAG
- the LOC110604835 gene encoding uncharacterized protein LOC110604835 gives MVAYDGIGNSREHVLNYKTFMKLQTHSDALMCKVFLTTLIGPVRAWFIAGVPAERKTSYLETIRQRRNESLREYVTKFNSEALQIPELDEGKAVEAIQKGTTSLEFFGLLCRKLLTTLVELMKRAEKYIRQDDALTTSRFAKEAGDRGKIGEDKRPDRQERRQDQGSEVLNKHWRERKEQRPYQPLISEMITPMNVSRTEVLVVI, from the exons ATGGTCGCGTATGATGGTATAGGAAACTCCcgggagcacgtcttgaactataAGACGTTCATGAAACTGCAGACCCACTCGGATGCTCTGATGTGTAAAGTTTTTCTAACCACCCTTATTGGACCAGTCcgagcatg GTTCATTGCTGGGGTCCCAGCCGAAAGGAAAACAAGCTACCTAGAAACAATTCGGCAGAGGAGGAATGAATCTCTGAGGGAATATGTGACTAAGTTCAACTCAGAGGCTCTACAAATTCCTGAGCTCGACGAAGGCAAAGCAGTAGAAGCCATACAGAAGGGCACTACCTCTCTAGAGTTTTTTGGATTGCTGTGCAGAAAGCTACTCACCACCTTGGTAGAGCTGATGAAAAGAGCagaaaaatatataaggcaAGATGATGCCTTGACCACTAGCAGATTTGCCAAGGAAGCAGGAGATAGAGGAAAGATTGGGGAGGATAAGCGGCCAGACAGGCAAGAAAGGAGACAGGACCAGGGGTCTGAAGTGTTGAACAAACACTGGAGGGAGAGGAAGGAGCAAAGACCCTATCAACCTCTGATTTCTGAGATGATCACTCCCATGAATGTGTCCAGGACCGAGGTGCTCGTAGTAATCTAG
- the LOC110605214 gene encoding aminomethyltransferase, mitochondrial: MRGALWQLGQSITRRLAQADKKAVARRYFASEADLKKTVLYDFHVAHGGKMVPFAGWSMPIQYKDSIMDSTINCRENGSLFDVSHMCGLSLNGKDCIPFLEKLVIADVAGLAPGTGTLTVFTNEKGGAIDDSVITKVTDDHIYIVVNAGCRDKDLAHIEEHMKSFNAKGGQVSWHIHDERSLLALQGPLAAPVLQHLTKEDLSKLYFGEFRILDINGSRCFLTRTGYTGEDGFEISVPSENAVDLAKAILEKSEGKVRLTGLGARDSLRLEAGLCLYGNDMEQHITPVEAGLTWAIGKRRKAEGGFLGAEVILKQLAEGPKIRRVGFSSSGPPPRSHSEIQDEKGTNIGEITSGGFSPCLKKNIAMGYVKSGLHKAGTKVKIVVRGKAYDGVVTKMPFVPTKYYKPS, translated from the exons ATGAGAGGAGCTCTATGGCAACTTGGCCAATCAATCACCCGCCGTCTTGCTCAGGCTGATAAGAAGGCTGTCGCTCGTCGATACTTTGCCTCTGAAGCTGATCTCAAGAAGACTGTTCTTTATGATTTCCATGTTGCTCATGGTGGGAAGATGGTGCCATTTGCTGGATGGAGTATGCCCATTCAGTACAAGGACTCCATCATGGACTCTACTATAAATTGTAGAGAGAATGGTAGCCTCTTTGATGTCTCCCATATGTGTGGGCTCAGCCTCAATGGAAAGGACTGTATTCCTTTTCTGGAGAAGCTTGTTATTGCTGATGTTGCTGGCCTTGCACCTGGAACTGGGACCCTAACTGTCTTTACAAACGAGAAGggaggggcaattgatgattcAGTGATCACCAAGGTGACAGATGATCACATATATATAGTTGTTAATGCAGGGTGTAGGGATAAGGATCTGGCTCACATTGAGGAGCATATGAAGTCATTCAATGCAAAAGGTGGTCAAGTCTCATGgcacatccatgatgaaagatCACTTCTTGCTCTCCAG GGTCCTCTTGCTGCCCCAGTTCTTCAACACTTGACAAAAGAGGATTTGAGCAAGCTATACTTTGGGGAGTTCCGTATACTAGACATCAACGGATCCCGCTGCTTCCTCACTAGGACGGG GTACACTGGTGAAGATGGATTTGAAATCTCCGTTCCTTCAGAGAATGCTGTGGATCTTGCAAAAGCAATCCTGGAAAAATCAGAAGGAAAAGTAAGGCTGACAGGATTGGGTGCAAGAGACAGCCTTCGACTTGAAGCTGGGCTGTGTTTATATGGCAATGACATGGAACAACACATAACACCAGTAGAGGCAGGATTGACTTGGGCAATAGGGAAAAGACGAAAGGCTGAAGGTGGCTTTCTTGGTGCCGAGGTAATTCTTAAACAACTTGCAGAAGGTCCAAAAATCAGGCGTGTAGGATTTTCATCTTCTGGTCCACCCCCTAGATCCCATAGTGAGATTCAGGATGAAAAAGGAACAAACATTGGGGAAATTACCAGTGGAGGATTTAGTCCATGCCTGAAGAAGAACATTGCCATGGGATATGTGAAATCTGGATTACACAAGGCAGGCACCAAAGTTAAGATTGTGGTACGAGGAAAGGCCTACGATGGAGTTGTCACAAAAATGCCATTTGTACCCACTAAATATTACAAGCCATCTTAA